A window of Candidatus Binatia bacterium genomic DNA:
GAGAGGAACTGGATGATGAACAAAGGAAAAGGTCTGATTCGGAGCCTCAATCGCAAGGGAACACGGAGCGAGAAGAAGCCTGCTGGCGGGGACCCCGCAAGACGACCGCAGGAGCCGACGATTTGCGAGCGCTGCGGGGCGATCTTCGCTCGGCAAACGTGGCGGCGGGATCATAAGGCCAATCACGCACTCCTGTCGCGTGCCGTCTGGGCCGTGTGCCCGGCCTGTAAACAAGTGCGTACGGTGGAGTATTTCGGGCGGGTCCTGATTCGGGGCGCATATGCGGCGGCGAACGAAACCGAGATCCGCCGACGCATCGACAACGTTGTTGAACGTGCCGACTTCACCCAGCCGCAACGCAAGCTGGTATCCGTGGAGCGCAGC
This region includes:
- a CDS encoding NMD3-related protein, whose amino-acid sequence is ERNWMMNKGKGLIRSLNRKGTRSEKKPAGGDPARRPQEPTICERCGAIFARQTWRRDHKANHALLSRAVWAVCPACKQVRTVEYFGRVLIRGAYAAANETEIRRRIDNVVERADFTQPQRKLVSVERSGDEIEVLTTSQKLAHRIVHELKKTFRGRASYQWSDEGSLFAVWQRDDLARVSSSRR